One window from the genome of Spirochaetia bacterium encodes:
- a CDS encoding AraC family transcriptional regulator has translation MKVDKNYFYKKMPNAHFGVDIFPRSDLPTGTMRKKHWHEHMQLYAILSGKAFLECGAHCFQAVAGDIAVINSNELHYLQSLSNNLHLYIIRIDLPFLFSNQVDQCQTKFLAPLSQDRITFHNLIHDDKEVSVSVTELIREYGTKDFGYELAVKSSIYKLIVLLLRTHVEKILSPEEFSAKTRNLRRFEPVLQHIDTHYTGKITIAELAAIVHMTVYHFCRMFKQLTGKTMTDYLNGLRLEKSTDYLAERDLNITEIALECGFDSVNYYSRLFRRYYHVSPTEFRKHSMETPSA, from the coding sequence ATGAAAGTCGATAAGAATTACTTTTACAAGAAAATGCCCAATGCCCATTTCGGTGTGGATATTTTCCCAAGGTCTGACTTACCCACAGGTACCATGCGGAAAAAACACTGGCACGAACATATGCAGCTTTATGCCATTCTTTCAGGCAAAGCCTTCCTTGAATGCGGGGCACACTGTTTCCAAGCGGTAGCAGGTGATATCGCTGTCATCAATAGCAATGAGCTCCATTATCTACAGAGCCTTTCAAATAACTTGCATCTATACATTATCAGGATTGACCTGCCGTTCCTATTCAGCAATCAAGTAGATCAGTGCCAGACAAAGTTCCTTGCACCCCTGTCCCAGGATCGGATTACATTCCATAACCTCATCCATGATGACAAAGAAGTCTCGGTATCCGTAACTGAACTCATCAGGGAATATGGAACCAAAGACTTTGGGTATGAGCTTGCGGTGAAATCATCTATCTATAAACTGATCGTCCTTCTGCTCAGGACACATGTAGAAAAGATTCTATCTCCTGAGGAATTTTCTGCAAAAACAAGAAACCTCAGACGGTTTGAGCCAGTATTGCAACATATCGACACACACTACACAGGAAAGATAACAATCGCCGAGCTGGCAGCAATCGTCCATATGACGGTCTATCATTTCTGTCGGATGTTCAAGCAACTTACAGGAAAAACCATGACAGATTATCTGAATGGGCTCAGATTGGAAAAATCCACGGACTATCTTGCAGAAAGGGACCTGAACATCACTGAAATTGCTCTGGAATGTGGTTTTGACTCCGTAAACTACTATAGCCGGTTGTTTCGCCGGTACTACCACGTTTCACCGACGGAATTCAGAAAACACAGCATGGAAACACCATCGGCATAA